One Catillopecten margaritatus gill symbiont DNA window includes the following coding sequences:
- the murU gene encoding N-acetylmuramate alpha-1-phosphate uridylyltransferase, with protein MKAMILAAGRGERMMPLTKNTPKPLLKVHGKTLIEHTIDRLKDANITDIVINTAYLGDKIQKYLGNGSQFGVKIQYSAENTALETAGGIIQALPLLDDKPFIVINADVLCNLDLSIPTLPSDSLAHLVLIDNPAHNTNGDFSLNNNKVILKQAKTYTFSGIGIYHPDFFKAHLDSEQKLPLITLFKEAINRKKLTGKYYQCDWQDIGTPERLEFVNKL; from the coding sequence CGCATGATGCCACTCACCAAAAACACCCCAAAGCCCCTGCTCAAAGTTCACGGAAAAACTTTGATTGAGCATACGATAGATAGACTAAAAGACGCCAATATCACTGATATTGTCATCAACACCGCCTATCTTGGCGATAAAATTCAAAAATACCTTGGAAATGGCTCACAGTTCGGCGTCAAAATTCAATACAGCGCCGAAAATACCGCCTTAGAAACAGCAGGTGGCATCATTCAAGCCTTGCCTTTATTGGACGATAAACCTTTTATAGTGATTAATGCCGATGTGCTTTGCAACTTGGATTTATCCATCCCTACCCTACCCAGCGACTCCTTAGCTCATTTAGTGTTAATTGACAACCCAGCGCATAATACTAATGGTGATTTCTCTTTAAACAACAATAAAGTCATTTTAAAACAAGCCAAAACCTACACTTTTTCAGGGATTGGCATTTATCACCCCGATTTTTTTAAAGCACATCTAGACAGTGAGCAAAAACTGCCACTTATTACGCTATTTAAAGAAGCCATTAACAGAAAAAAACTCACTGGCAAGTACTATCAATGCGATTGGCAAGACATTGGTACACCCGAACGCTTAGAATTCGTTAATAAACTGTAA
- the dnaX gene encoding DNA polymerase III subunit tau — translation MSAVILGVTIFNLEPNMSEPYQVLARKYRPHTFGEMVGQTHTTKTLINALDADNLHHGFLFTGTRGVGKTTIARIFAKSINCESGVSSTPCGTCPTCIEIDSGQSIDLIELDAASHTGVDNMRDMLENAQYMPTKNRYKIYLIDEVHMLSKGSFNALLKTLEEPPEHIKFLLATTDPQKVPVTVLSRCLQFTLQKLTHDEILGQLKFIMDTEGYKYEEPALAQIADFGNGSMRDALSLLDQSISYGNGSVMMADIKAMLGLVQHDDIITLAKHLLNQDAEAVIGFVKELSHKGENLTQALKDLSSLFHQISIAQILGNSDFSDDIKALSIQISNQDLQLFYHIAIHGNKEIPLAPSEQIGLEMTLLQMLTFHSEADSDKKKHLN, via the coding sequence GTGTCGGCTGTTATTCTTGGTGTTACCATTTTTAATTTGGAACCTAACATGAGCGAACCTTATCAAGTTTTAGCGCGCAAATACCGCCCCCACACCTTTGGTGAAATGGTTGGTCAAACGCACACGACTAAAACTTTGATCAATGCACTTGATGCGGATAATTTACACCACGGCTTCCTATTTACCGGGACTCGTGGTGTTGGCAAAACCACCATTGCGAGAATTTTTGCCAAATCCATCAACTGCGAAAGCGGTGTTAGTTCCACCCCTTGTGGCACCTGCCCAACCTGTATCGAAATCGACAGCGGTCAATCCATTGACCTTATCGAACTCGACGCTGCTTCGCATACTGGCGTGGATAATATGCGTGATATGCTGGAAAATGCACAGTATATGCCAACTAAAAATCGTTATAAGATTTATCTGATTGACGAGGTGCATATGCTTTCAAAAGGCAGTTTTAACGCCCTATTGAAAACCCTTGAAGAGCCCCCTGAGCACATCAAGTTTTTACTCGCAACCACCGACCCACAAAAAGTCCCTGTTACTGTTTTGTCTCGCTGTTTGCAATTCACTTTACAAAAACTGACCCACGACGAAATTCTTGGGCAGTTGAAGTTCATTATGGACACCGAGGGCTACAAATACGAAGAACCTGCCCTCGCTCAAATTGCCGATTTTGGCAACGGTTCAATGCGTGATGCACTTAGTTTGCTTGACCAATCTATTTCGTATGGCAATGGTAGTGTGATGATGGCAGACATCAAGGCCATGCTCGGCTTGGTGCAACACGATGACATTATTACTTTGGCAAAACACCTGCTCAATCAAGATGCTGAAGCTGTCATTGGTTTTGTCAAAGAACTTTCACACAAAGGTGAAAACTTAACCCAAGCATTAAAAGATTTGAGCTCATTGTTTCACCAAATCTCTATTGCTCAAATTCTTGGTAATTCAGATTTTTCTGATGATATTAAGGCCCTTTCTATACAAATTTCAAACCAAGATTTACAACTGTTTTATCATATCGCCATCCATGGCAATAAAGAAATACCACTCGCACCGAGTGAACAAATCGGTTTAGAAATGACACTATTACAGATGTTAACTTTTCATTCTGAAGCTGATTCTGATAAAAAAAAACACCTAAATTAG
- the ybaB gene encoding Nucleoid-associated protein YbaB, translating to MAGMMKKAQQMQDNVQQAQAEIKQLTATGKAAGGAIEVSINGEHQATNIKIDDSVMNDKELLEDLILTAINDANQQIADASAAKMKTATGGMKLPGGMNLPF from the coding sequence ATGGCAGGAATGATGAAAAAAGCCCAACAAATGCAAGACAATGTGCAACAAGCACAAGCAGAAATCAAACAACTCACCGCAACTGGCAAAGCGGCAGGTGGCGCCATAGAAGTCAGCATTAATGGCGAACATCAAGCAACCAATATCAAAATTGACGACAGCGTAATGAATGATAAGGAATTGCTAGAAGACTTAATCCTAACCGCCATCAACGATGCCAATCAACAAATCGCTGACGCTTCCGCTGCCAAAATGAAAACTGCAACTGGTGGAATGAAATTGCCAGGCGGAATGAACTTACCTTTCTAA
- the recR gene encoding Recombination protein RecR has protein sequence MIESLNQAFCALPGVGKKTAQRFVYHLLERNREGGFELAKALIDAMEHVKHCSSCRTLSEKTLCNICANNNRTNTQLCIVETPTDIHAIEQSGVYKGKYFVLSGYLSPIDGIGASELGLDDLEQKLRDQSVEEIILATNATVEGEVTAHYISNMSKQFNIRITRIAHGIPIGGELEYADINTIAHALSGRKDYD, from the coding sequence ATGATTGAATCCCTAAACCAAGCATTCTGTGCCCTCCCTGGAGTCGGTAAAAAAACCGCACAACGCTTTGTCTATCACCTATTAGAACGCAATCGTGAGGGTGGCTTTGAACTCGCCAAAGCCTTAATCGATGCCATGGAACATGTCAAACACTGCTCATCCTGTCGCACTCTCAGCGAAAAAACCTTATGCAACATCTGTGCCAACAACAACCGCACCAATACCCAACTCTGCATCGTTGAAACCCCAACCGACATCCACGCCATCGAACAAAGTGGTGTCTATAAGGGCAAGTATTTTGTATTAAGCGGCTACCTATCCCCCATCGACGGCATTGGTGCCAGCGAATTAGGCTTAGACGATTTGGAACAAAAACTCCGTGACCAAAGCGTCGAAGAAATTATCCTTGCCACTAACGCCACCGTTGAAGGCGAAGTTACTGCCCATTACATCAGCAATATGTCCAAACAATTCAACATTCGCATCACTCGCATTGCCCACGGTATTCCCATCGGGGGCGAATTAGAATACGCTGATATCAATACCATTGCCCATGCCCTATCGGGTAGAAAAGATTACGACTAA
- the gloA gene encoding Lactoylglutathione lyase, which yields MTIMRILHTMLRVGDLDKSIAFYTEVLGMSLLRQKEYPEGKFTLAFLGYGPEAKESVLELTYNWGKDNYDIGTGFGHIAINVKDVYQATTKAKEQGAEIMREAGAMNAGTTIVAFLKDPDGYEIELLSK from the coding sequence ATGACAATCATGAGAATTTTACATACAATGTTACGCGTTGGCGATTTGGATAAATCCATTGCTTTTTATACCGAAGTTTTGGGAATGAGTTTGTTGCGTCAAAAGGAGTATCCAGAGGGTAAATTTACATTGGCATTTTTAGGTTATGGACCTGAAGCGAAAGAATCAGTGTTAGAATTGACTTATAATTGGGGTAAGGATAATTACGACATCGGCACAGGGTTTGGGCATATTGCCATTAATGTGAAAGATGTGTATCAAGCAACAACAAAGGCAAAAGAGCAAGGTGCCGAGATTATGCGAGAAGCGGGGGCAATGAATGCAGGGACGACGATTGTGGCATTTTTGAAAGACCCTGATGGGTATGAAATTGAACTGTTGTCTAAGTAG
- the hipA gene encoding Serine/threonine-protein kinase toxin HipA, with the protein MQKYLEVFIGNVKVGEITLLANERSLFVFSDAYLSMKDKPILSQSFFDTTGHIIAETKIVQTKLPPFFSNLLPEGHLREYVAQQGGINKQSEFKLIKLLGRDLPGNVIIKANDNFYVNNIEEAKPMNIENQIYRFSLAGVQLKFSAIIENNGGLTIPVSGLGGDWIVKLPSQKFNAVPENEFSMMQLAKEIGIKVPEISLIDMSKVSGLPKLGILASNKAFAIKRFDREQSKRIHIEDFAQVFGVFPNNKYDKASYDNIANMIQSLTGHDGIVDFIRRLVFNIIIGNGDMHLKNFSFIYLDGKTPQLAPAYDFVSTIVYIPNDKLALNLAGEKDMYKISLASFAKFAKKSGIPKSLVIDTVKETIDSTLTAWNKNKYNYPLPNSIVDGIDHHISKLTLVQK; encoded by the coding sequence ATGCAAAAATATCTCGAAGTCTTTATCGGTAATGTAAAAGTCGGTGAAATAACACTACTTGCGAACGAACGCAGTTTGTTTGTTTTCAGTGATGCGTATTTATCTATGAAAGACAAGCCGATTTTAAGCCAATCTTTTTTCGACACAACGGGTCATATCATTGCAGAAACAAAAATCGTGCAAACCAAACTACCCCCATTTTTTTCCAACTTGCTTCCCGAAGGGCATTTGCGTGAATATGTCGCACAACAAGGCGGTATTAACAAACAAAGTGAATTCAAATTAATCAAACTTTTAGGCAGGGATTTGCCTGGTAATGTCATTATTAAAGCTAATGACAATTTCTATGTTAACAATATAGAAGAAGCCAAACCTATGAATATTGAAAACCAAATCTATCGTTTTTCATTGGCAGGTGTGCAATTAAAATTTTCAGCCATCATTGAAAATAATGGCGGATTAACCATTCCTGTTAGCGGATTAGGCGGTGATTGGATTGTTAAATTACCCTCGCAAAAATTCAACGCTGTGCCAGAAAATGAATTTTCAATGATGCAGCTTGCCAAAGAAATTGGTATTAAGGTGCCAGAAATTAGTTTAATTGATATGAGCAAAGTATCAGGATTACCCAAATTAGGTATTTTGGCAAGCAACAAAGCTTTTGCCATCAAACGCTTTGACCGAGAACAAAGTAAACGCATTCATATCGAAGATTTTGCTCAAGTATTTGGGGTATTTCCAAATAATAAATACGACAAAGCCAGTTACGACAACATCGCAAATATGATTCAATCTCTAACTGGACACGATGGCATCGTAGATTTCATCCGTCGCTTAGTTTTTAATATTATCATTGGCAATGGCGATATGCATTTGAAAAATTTCTCATTCATCTACCTAGATGGCAAAACCCCACAACTCGCCCCCGCCTATGATTTTGTCTCAACCATCGTCTATATACCTAACGATAAATTGGCACTTAATTTGGCAGGCGAAAAAGATATGTATAAAATTTCGTTAGCATCCTTCGCAAAGTTTGCAAAAAAATCAGGCATACCAAAATCTTTGGTCATTGATACCGTCAAAGAAACAATTGATAGCACTTTAACAGCGTGGAATAAAAACAAATACAATTACCCATTGCCAAACTCTATCGTAGATGGCATTGATCACCACATTTCAAAACTTACCCTAGTCCAAAAATAG
- a CDS encoding hypothetical protein (UPF0213 protein EF_2693) yields the protein MNSNKTWLVYLLQCANNTLYCGVTNDLKRRLRQHNGEIIGGAKYTRANHPCELVYQEKAKDRSSAQKRECAIKAMPRSDKLSLIKTL from the coding sequence ATGAACAGTAATAAAACTTGGCTAGTGTATTTATTGCAATGCGCAAATAACACCTTGTATTGCGGTGTTACCAACGACCTCAAGAGACGCCTGCGTCAACATAATGGCGAAATTATTGGTGGTGCCAAATACACCCGTGCTAACCACCCCTGCGAATTGGTTTATCAGGAAAAAGCTAAAGACCGTAGTAGCGCCCAAAAACGCGAATGTGCAATCAAAGCGATGCCCCGTAGTGACAAATTATCGTTGATAAAAACTTTATAA